CTCTGGTGCAATATTAGCAGAATGAATACCAAGCCTTGGATACCATTGTAATGATTCATCTGAAAGGTAATCTGTATTGTGTGCTTTCATAAAGACACCATTTTCTTCACATATTTTTGACATATAAGGTACTTGAATTTCCGGAGGAATTTCTCCCTTAACACGAACAGGAAAATCAAAAGACCCAACATTCCTCATTTCAATTACACGAGTACCATTTTGTACTACTACGAATAAAGGTTTAGGATATTTGTTTTTTTCACAAAATTTATTTACCTTCTCTAACATATGTTTAAAAGACGAACCTGTACTAGTACTTCCAGATTGCTCTTCTGTTCCAATTTCAAATTCAATCTTCTTACCTTTATCACATGCAATTTTACAGCAATATTCATATAATTCGAAAACCCTATCTAAAATTTCATCTGAAGAAGGTGTTGTATGTATATCAACACTAGGATCTATATGTATAATTTGAAAACCTGCTTCTATATCAGCCTTATATGACTCTTTTGCAGATTCCATAGCTCTTCTTAATCCTAGCCTTTTTTCTTTTTCTAAAGGATTTTGCCATGGCCCACCATGATCTCTAGCTAGTATAATTTTCCCTTCCATATCTCTATCTAATACATAATCTGCAAATTGTGAAGTTGTCCAATTATTAACATATCCTCCACCAAATCTTTCTGAATCAATTTGCCTTCTACTTGCAATAAGCATTATAGGAACATTATAGCTATTTGCTAATTCAATTGATGCGTCAATACAATTGGTGCTCATTGGCCCAACTCCAAGTAATGTACGCTTCTGTACAATTAATCTTTCAAGCTCTTCCCTAATCATACTGTCCAATCCCTTCTAACATTAATTTTTTCTGTTGGTAATTTTTCAGGATCAAATTTTTCAAAGAACTTTTCTAATATATGCATACATGCTTCTGCTACAGCACGACTTCCTCCATTCCTCTGAGTTACATAATCTGCATACATCTTTGCATTATTGTCACCATTAGAAACTGATATAGAATATCCAACTTCTCTCATGACATAATGATCAAAAATTCCATCTCCCATATATATTACCTCTTCAGGATCATAATATTGTTTAATCCAATCAATACGTTTAATTGTACTAACTAATTCTAATTTCATATGCATATCATCAACAATTCTTTTTTTACTAATAGGGAATCCTTTTTTATCACCAGTGACAAAAATTATATTTATATATGGCTTTAATAAACTTAAAGCATCATTATCATCTGCTCCGAATTTTTTCATTACTTTTCCTTCAATTGTATAATAAAACGATCCATCTGTAAGGATTCCATCAACATCCATAATAAATACTTTCGGTTTTTTTATTTCATTTGCATTCACAACTATCATCTTCCTTCAAAATTCTCTTGCGCTCTTACCTTAATATAATCAAAAAATTTCTTTGCAACAATTGTTTGGTTGAAATTTTTTCTAACATATGAATACCCCGCTTTTGCTATTATTTCAAGTTCTTCATTATGCTCTTGATAATATTTAATTTTTTCTATTAAATCTTCTAATGTTCCATCATAAGCAATGTAATGAATCCCTGGTATTAGTCCTAAACATTTATACATATCATGATCTAATCCTATATATGCGCACCCACATGCCATACCTTCAACAAATCCTATACCTGGCATACCTATAGCTTCTTCTGGGCATATAAACATTTTATACTCATTAAATCTATCAACCATATCAAAGGATAGATAATTCGTTTGCCTCCATCCATGAAACCAATTATACACTTTCTTTAGTTCCTTAATAATTACTAAATCCTTCTCAATAATTTCGTAAGTTTTATCTTCAAATATATATGAAATATTAGAATCTATATATTCAACCAACTTATTTTTCTTGAGTAAAATTTCTCTTCGTATTGGTTGTACCCAATAAGTTCCTGTAAATTTCACATATTCATCATAGCCTGCACCCTTTACTGTAGAAAGTGTTCCTATTGCTAATGCTTTATTTTTTCTCCTATCTGCACTTACTTTCTTTTTAAATCTGTCCTGAAATACAAATGGCAGTATATATTGATTTACGTTATTTAAATTAAAGTACTTATTTATGAATTTATTTTTAGATACATCAACCTCGTTCACAAAACAATTTACACCCATCTTGGATAGATTAGGATTGGAATATAATGAAATAAAATGTTGTCCTAGTACAACTTTATATCCATTTACATTTTTCAAACATTTCATTTGATCCCTATAGTAATATGAAATCATTACTATATCATCTTTTTGTATAGATTTAATATCAGTAATTATCTCTATTTTAGATACATCAATATGATTCTTCCAAAAAACTAATTTACTTTCTTGAACTCTTCCTAAATTATTACTTGAATATTTATTCATCCATTTTGGTGCAGTTGTCCCTTCATCATTTATATAATTTACCACTTTAATTCCTTTTTTAATAGCATAATCCAATAAGTATCTTTGTTTAAAAGTTTTTAACTTATTACCTTGCAAGATATGATTGAATGGTTTTATAAAAAAAACATTACAATGCAAATTAACAAAGACAATTCTCATAAATCTAAGACTCCTTTAATATTTTTATTACCCGTGCTGGATTCCCTCCTACAATTGAATTTTCTGGAACATCCTTAGTAACAACCGAATTTGCACCTATGATTGCATTTTTACCAATTGTAACACCTGGAAGAATAGATACATTTTCTCCTATCCAAACATTATCTTTTATAATAATAGGACCTTTACAGTATAACTTTCTACTCCTTGGAGGAATTTTTAATTGTTTATATTCACTTGTTCCATGAAAATGATCAATAATTAATACATTTGATGCTATCAAAACATCATTTCCTATTATTATCTTATTAACACATCCTATATGGCAATATGGATTAATTCTAACATCATTTCCAATTACAAGATGTGGTTTAAACCTTTGATTTTGAAAAGCATCCAAAGTCTCAATTCTTGCATTTCTATGTAAAATAACATTATTACCAATTGAAATTTTATCTCCGCCTGCAATAAATGCTGGATATTCAATTATTATATTTCTCCCACATTTTTTAAATTGCTTTTTAATCAGTTTAGTATATAGTTTTTTAATTTGATTTTTAATCATTTTCTCATTTCCTTTACACATATAAATAAATTTATTTAAAATTATATATCAAATCAATTTCATCAAAACTATTCCATTTAGTATTTAGCTTCCTTTAATGCTTCTTTTATTGCATTTAAATAAGCATATCTATACTTTTTATCTGGCTCTAAATATGCACCTTCTGACCATTCATTCCATGCATTAATAAATAGTAGTTCATTCCCTAACTCATTACTCCTTTTAATTTGAGTTTTTAAAAATTCTTTGAATTTCCCAGGTGAACTTCCTGTTATGATTAGACCACTTTCATCTTTTCTTGCTGTGTTATCCCAAGAAGGAAATGCACCTAAAAAAACTTTTTTCTTATTCTCTTTATAATTTCTTTTTGTTATATTAGAAACCAATCTAGAATATGAATAATTGGTAATAAATAGTTTATTTAATAAATTATATTTTGTAACACCAATTTTTTCAAATAACTTAGCTTTTTTATAATTCACATTTTTCTCAAAATTAGAAATCTCTCTCAATGCATATAATGGTTCAAATTCAACTGCCGCATCAAAGCACTTATGTACATTATCTGGCTCAAATATTGTTAGCATGGTAACAAAATAAATACCTGAAAGACCATTTTCTTTGGCCATTTCATTCCAAAGTTTTACCATTTCATTGCATTTTTTAAAATCTCTTGACATGTATATTAAAAAAACAGGTTTGTTATCTATTTTTATATATCTATCATCTTTAAAAAATGGTAATAAATAATCAAAATGTTCTATCCATTCTTTTTTTTCTCCATAAACCTGCTTTAGTAGCATCTCTGAGTTTCCATCTTTGCCATACCATGTTCTCTGCCATGATTGATTAGCCCATGAAAAGCAAAACGAAAACTCTAAATTTTTATTGTTTAAAAACATCTCTGCCGGTTTTTCTAATAATTTCTTCCCTGAAAAATAATAGTGATAAAAACAAAAACCATCTACACCAAATTTTTTTGCTATTTTAACTTGCTTTTCCATAACTTCCTTGTCCATTAAATTATAGTAATTATTATTTAATGGTTGTATTGGTTGATAATGATTTTTGTAATATGGTTTACCTCTTTTAACATTTGTCCATTCAGTAAATCCTTTTCCCCACCACAAGTCATTTTCAGGAATAGTATGATATTGCGGCAAATATAATGCTATTGTTTTCATATTAATACCCCTCCAAAATTCAGCAATTTTTTCTTACTTTTGAGCTCTTACAAGTCCTCTTCTAAATTGTGGATGTTCTAAAAAATAATCATCATATATGAATAACATATATCCTTTAGAATGCTCAACTGAATACCCCTTTTCCTTTAAAAGGTTACTAATTATTATAGCATCATTGTATTTATGATATGTGCAAACTAAAAGCTTTAATTCCTTTTGCTCTAGTAAAACACTAGCTCCTTCAAGTGCTTTTTCTTCCTCACCTTCAATATCAAATTTAACAAGGTCAATTTTTTCTAAGAAATTAAAACTATCTAATGTTCTATTAATCCCACTATTGTGATTAGATATATACGTTGGTATAATTTCAACCTTATCCTTATATGGCTCAAATGTTGCATTCAAAGCTTCTATCCACTCTTCATCAACTTCGAATAAATATGCCTTTCTAATTTTATCAATAACACTTATTGTAAAGTTTCCTTCAGCAACACCAACATCTATAATAACTGAATCCTTTTTAATATCAAATTGTTTAGTTAAATATCTATGTGGTGATTTTTCATCCTGCTCCTTACGCAACTCATTATAGTAATTTAATATTTCATTTTCGTTCATACTTCTCTTGAAATATATCTTCTTATTCTCATAAATTACATATCTCAATTTTTTTTCATCATCAAGAAATACCTGAATATCATCAACTTTATATTTTTCTACAAATTCATCACAAAAAATATTTATAGGATTTTTCTCCAAATATTTTATAGCTGCTATTAATTCTCCATCATTTTCAACTTCATTTGCATTCTTTTTATAGTATTCCAAAGTAAACATTTTATTTAATTCAAAATAATTTATTATTTTTTTTGTGTCACAGACTTTATTCTGTATTAATCTATTTTTAATTTCTTGAAAATACGAACTAGCTATTAATATATAGTCATATATGTAATTATTTATTTCTTCAAGCTTTATAATATACTTACCTAAAAACTTTTCACCTTGCTTTGTACTATCCGAGTCTACATATGCCATAATATCAATATCATGCTTATTTAAAATTTCTGTACATTCCTCACTACATTTTCCTGTTCCATAAACAATTAAATTCATTTTTATCTCCTTAACTAAATTAAAATCCCATCATTTTGCATTTATAAATTTTCCATCTATTATTTTAAAATAATCTTTTTCTAAAAACCTTTGTTCTATGTTTATGCCTTCAACATTCTTATATCGCTCTATTTGTTGTTCAAAAAAATAAGTAAAGACTTTATCTGTTATTTT
The window above is part of the Clostridium saccharoperbutylacetonicum N1-4(HMT) genome. Proteins encoded here:
- a CDS encoding glycoside hydrolase family 99-like domain-containing protein, with the protein product MKTIALYLPQYHTIPENDLWWGKGFTEWTNVKRGKPYYKNHYQPIQPLNNNYYNLMDKEVMEKQVKIAKKFGVDGFCFYHYYFSGKKLLEKPAEMFLNNKNLEFSFCFSWANQSWQRTWYGKDGNSEMLLKQVYGEKKEWIEHFDYLLPFFKDDRYIKIDNKPVFLIYMSRDFKKCNEMVKLWNEMAKENGLSGIYFVTMLTIFEPDNVHKCFDAAVEFEPLYALREISNFEKNVNYKKAKLFEKIGVTKYNLLNKLFITNYSYSRLVSNITKRNYKENKKKVFLGAFPSWDNTARKDESGLIITGSSPGKFKEFLKTQIKRSNELGNELLFINAWNEWSEGAYLEPDKKYRYAYLNAIKEALKEAKY
- a CDS encoding glycosyltransferase — protein: MRIVFVNLHCNVFFIKPFNHILQGNKLKTFKQRYLLDYAIKKGIKVVNYINDEGTTAPKWMNKYSSNNLGRVQESKLVFWKNHIDVSKIEIITDIKSIQKDDIVMISYYYRDQMKCLKNVNGYKVVLGQHFISLYSNPNLSKMGVNCFVNEVDVSKNKFINKYFNLNNVNQYILPFVFQDRFKKKVSADRRKNKALAIGTLSTVKGAGYDEYVKFTGTYWVQPIRREILLKKNKLVEYIDSNISYIFEDKTYEIIEKDLVIIKELKKVYNWFHGWRQTNYLSFDMVDRFNEYKMFICPEEAIGMPGIGFVEGMACGCAYIGLDHDMYKCLGLIPGIHYIAYDGTLEDLIEKIKYYQEHNEELEIIAKAGYSYVRKNFNQTIVAKKFFDYIKVRAQENFEGR
- a CDS encoding acyltransferase, whose amino-acid sequence is MIKNQIKKLYTKLIKKQFKKCGRNIIIEYPAFIAGGDKISIGNNVILHRNARIETLDAFQNQRFKPHLVIGNDVRINPYCHIGCVNKIIIGNDVLIASNVLIIDHFHGTSEYKQLKIPPRSRKLYCKGPIIIKDNVWIGENVSILPGVTIGKNAIIGANSVVTKDVPENSIVGGNPARVIKILKES
- a CDS encoding FkbM family methyltransferase, which translates into the protein MNLIVYGTGKCSEECTEILNKHDIDIMAYVDSDSTKQGEKFLGKYIIKLEEINNYIYDYILIASSYFQEIKNRLIQNKVCDTKKIINYFELNKMFTLEYYKKNANEVENDGELIAAIKYLEKNPINIFCDEFVEKYKVDDIQVFLDDEKKLRYVIYENKKIYFKRSMNENEILNYYNELRKEQDEKSPHRYLTKQFDIKKDSVIIDVGVAEGNFTISVIDKIRKAYLFEVDEEWIEALNATFEPYKDKVEIIPTYISNHNSGINRTLDSFNFLEKIDLVKFDIEGEEEKALEGASVLLEQKELKLLVCTYHKYNDAIIISNLLKEKGYSVEHSKGYMLFIYDDYFLEHPQFRRGLVRAQK
- a CDS encoding HAD hydrolase family protein — translated: MIVVNANEIKKPKVFIMDVDGILTDGSFYYTIEGKVMKKFGADDNDALSLLKPYINIIFVTGDKKGFPISKKRIVDDMHMKLELVSTIKRIDWIKQYYDPEEVIYMGDGIFDHYVMREVGYSISVSNGDNNAKMYADYVTQRNGGSRAVAEACMHILEKFFEKFDPEKLPTEKINVRRDWTV
- a CDS encoding class II D-tagatose-bisphosphate aldolase non-catalytic subunit, with the translated sequence MIREELERLIVQKRTLLGVGPMSTNCIDASIELANSYNVPIMLIASRRQIDSERFGGGYVNNWTTSQFADYVLDRDMEGKIILARDHGGPWQNPLEKEKRLGLRRAMESAKESYKADIEAGFQIIHIDPSVDIHTTPSSDEILDRVFELYEYCCKIACDKGKKIEFEIGTEEQSGSTSTGSSFKHMLEKVNKFCEKNKYPKPLFVVVQNGTRVIEMRNVGSFDFPVRVKGEIPPEIQVPYMSKICEENGVFMKAHNTDYLSDESLQWYPRLGIHSANIAPEFGVIETKSLIEILENNNLNELAENILSLSYNSKKWHKWMAHNTKASDREKAIIAGHYIFSDENFIEAKLKAAMELQKKNIILDDYLKENVKSSIMRYLINFRLVRK